A genome region from Bradyrhizobium sp. WSM1417 includes the following:
- a CDS encoding heme peroxidase family protein, whose protein sequence is MSSRHAIVPRGLNATRSPLSQGRFGRMFRKLAPAKFGPNDSDTIANLSALADKMIAGFDGPKDGPDAEESGIPSLYTYFGQFIDHDITFDPVSSLTKQQDPDGLVDFRTPSLDMDNLYGRGPNDQPYMYDGIKFRLGEKVTGAGVADAVDLPRFKGRALIGDPRNDENSIVSQFQALMLRFHNRMVDDNDSLSFEDVQQRVRFHYQYVVLNDFLPRIVHASVLDELKTAGHYDRSKLAYYHWKTYPFMPVEFSVAAYRLGHSMIRPGYRLNDAPNMLLQIFPDPNNPDHNALTGFRAMGPGRAMDWGRFIDLDTRPYGVEDDDTNPDNKRRLQFAYRIDASLVDPLRKLPPEVASNPASLALRNLERSWRLGLPSGQAVAKAMNLSPLSDDEIIIGKAVDEPGAGDPQVKIASIANGVFADNCPLWAYILAEARQNMTDMAISATGGPATVKTPQLGPVGGRIVAEVFLGMMFGDNSSVLSLDPQWTPVTGSGFALKDLVAYALGQGDPLH, encoded by the coding sequence ATGAGCAGCCGCCACGCAATTGTTCCGCGCGGTCTGAACGCAACGCGTTCGCCGCTTTCGCAAGGCCGCTTCGGCCGCATGTTCCGCAAGCTCGCACCGGCCAAATTCGGCCCGAACGATTCCGACACGATCGCAAACCTGTCGGCGCTCGCCGACAAGATGATCGCCGGCTTCGACGGGCCGAAGGACGGGCCGGACGCGGAAGAGAGCGGCATTCCCTCGCTCTACACATATTTCGGCCAGTTCATCGACCACGACATCACCTTCGATCCGGTCAGTTCGCTGACCAAGCAGCAGGATCCCGACGGGCTCGTCGACTTCCGCACGCCGTCGCTAGACATGGACAATCTCTACGGCCGCGGTCCGAACGACCAGCCTTACATGTATGACGGCATCAAGTTCCGGCTCGGCGAGAAGGTCACCGGCGCCGGCGTGGCCGACGCCGTCGATTTGCCGCGCTTCAAGGGCCGCGCGCTGATCGGCGATCCCCGCAACGACGAGAACAGCATCGTCTCGCAATTCCAGGCCTTGATGCTGCGCTTTCACAACCGCATGGTCGACGACAATGACAGCCTGTCGTTCGAAGACGTGCAGCAGCGCGTTCGATTCCACTATCAGTATGTGGTGCTGAACGACTTCCTGCCGCGCATCGTCCACGCCAGTGTGCTGGACGAGCTGAAGACCGCAGGTCACTACGACCGCAGCAAGCTCGCTTACTACCATTGGAAGACCTATCCGTTCATGCCGGTCGAGTTCTCGGTCGCGGCCTACCGGCTCGGGCACTCCATGATCCGCCCCGGCTACCGGTTGAACGACGCGCCCAACATGCTGCTGCAGATCTTCCCCGATCCCAACAATCCCGACCACAACGCACTGACCGGCTTCCGTGCCATGGGACCGGGACGCGCCATGGACTGGGGCCGCTTCATCGATCTCGATACGCGCCCCTATGGCGTCGAGGACGACGACACCAATCCCGACAACAAGAGACGGCTGCAGTTCGCCTATCGCATCGATGCCTCGCTGGTGGACCCACTGCGCAAGCTGCCGCCGGAAGTCGCCTCCAATCCGGCGTCGCTGGCGCTGCGCAATCTCGAGCGCAGCTGGCGGCTCGGGCTGCCGTCGGGCCAGGCCGTCGCCAAGGCGATGAACCTGTCGCCGCTGAGCGACGACGAGATCATCATCGGCAAGGCCGTCGACGAGCCCGGCGCGGGCGATCCGCAAGTCAAGATCGCGAGCATCGCGAACGGCGTGTTCGCCGACAACTGCCCGCTGTGGGCCTACATCCTCGCCGAGGCGCGGCAAAACATGACGGACATGGCAATCTCCGCCACCGGGGGGCCCGCCACCGTCAAGACACCGCAGCTCGGACCGGTCGGCGGTCGCATCGTGGCCGAGGTCTTCCTCGGCATGATGTTCGGAGATAATTCCTCCGTACTGTCGCTCGACCCGCAATGGACGCCGGTGACCGGCTCCGGCTTCGCGCTGAAGGACCTCGTCGCCTACGCGCTCGGCCAGGGCGATCCGCTGCATTGA
- a CDS encoding DUF3551 domain-containing protein produces MRRTILTLASLAALMAVASPAAQAHPANDRYCIQGRSWGYPGNCQFASYQQCLATASGTSSYCGINPRYAFSQQRDY; encoded by the coding sequence ATGCGTCGCACCATCCTCACTCTCGCATCGCTCGCGGCCCTGATGGCCGTAGCATCCCCGGCCGCCCAGGCACATCCTGCGAATGATCGATATTGCATCCAGGGCCGCTCGTGGGGTTACCCCGGCAACTGCCAGTTCGCCAGCTATCAGCAGTGCCTCGCCACCGCGTCCGGCACGTCGTCCTATTGCGGCATCAACCCGCGCTACGCGTTCTCGCAGCAGCGCGACTACTGA